From Lutra lutra chromosome 14, mLutLut1.2, whole genome shotgun sequence, a single genomic window includes:
- the LOC125084525 gene encoding dnaJ homolog subfamily A member 1-like — protein MVKETTYYDVLGVKPNATQEELKKAYRKLALKYHPDKNPNEGEKFKQISQAYEVLSDAKKRELYDKGGEQAIKEGGAGGGFGSPMDIFDMFFGGGGRMQRERRGKNVVHQLSVTLEDLYNGATRKLALQKNVICDKCEGRGGKKGAVECCPNCRGTGMQIRIHQIGGPGMAQQIQSVCMECQGHGERISPKDRCKSCNGRKIVQEKKILEVHIDKGMKDGQKITFHGEGDQEPGLEPGDIIIVLDQKDHAVFTRRGEDLFMCMDIQLVEALCSFQKPISTLDNRTIVITSHSGQIVKHGDIKCVLNEGMPIYRRPYEKGRLIIKFKVNFPENGFLSPDKLSLLEKLLPERKEVEETDEMDQVELVDFDPNQERRRHYNGEAYEDDEHHPRGGVQCQTS, from the exons ATGGTGAAAGAAACCACTTACTATGATGTTTTGGGGGTCAAACCCAATGCCAcccaagaagaactgaaaaaggcCTACAGGAAACTGGCCTTAAAGTACCACCCTGATAAGAATccaaatgaaggagagaagttTAAACAGATTTCTCAGGCTTATGAAGTACTCTCTGatgcaaagaaaagggaattatatGACAAAGGAGGTGAACAGGCAATTAAAGAAGGTGGAGCTGGTGGTGGTTTTGGCTCCCCCATGGACATCTTTGATATgttttttggaggaggaggaagaatgcagagagaaaggagaggtaaAAATGTTGTGCATCAGCTCTCAGTAACCTTAGAAGATTTATATAATGGTGCAACAAGAAAACTAGCTCTGCAAAAGAATGTGATTTGCGATAAATGTGAAGGCCGAGGTGGTAAGAAAGGAGCAGTTGAGTGTTGTCCCAATTGCCGAGGTACTGGAATGCAAATAAGAATTCAtcaaatagggg GACCTGGAATGGCTCAGCAAATTCAGTCTGTGTGCATGGAGTGCCAGGGCCATGGGGAACGGATCAGTCCTAAAGATAGATGTAAAAGCTGCAATGGAAGGAAGATAGTTCAAgagaagaagattctagaagttcATATTGACAAAGGCATGAAAGATGGCCAGAAGATAACATTCCATGGTGAAGGAGACCAAGAACCAGGACTGGAACCAGGAGATATTATCATTGTTTTAGATCAGAAGGACCATGCTGTGTTTACTCGGCGAGGAGAAGACCTTTTCATGTGTATGGACATACAGCTGGTTGAAGCACTGTGCAGTTTCCAAAAGCCAATATCTACTCTGGACAACCGAACCATTGTCATCACCTCTCATTCAGGTCAAATTGTCAAGCATGGAGATATCAAGTGTGTGCTAAATGAAGGCATGCCAATTTATCGTAGGCCATATGAGAAGGGTCGCCTCATCATCAAATTTAAGGTAAACTTTCCTGAGAATGGCTTTCTGTCTCCTGATAAACTCTCTTTGCTGGAAAAACTCCTACctgagaggaaggaagtagaagagaCTGATGAAATGGACCAGGTAGAACTGGTGGACTTTGATCCAAATCAGGAAAGACGGCGCCATTACAATGGGGAAGCATATGAGGATGATGAACATCATCCCAGGGGTGGTGTTCAGTGTCAGACCTCTTAA